The following coding sequences lie in one Peromyscus maniculatus bairdii isolate BWxNUB_F1_BW_parent chromosome 3, HU_Pman_BW_mat_3.1, whole genome shotgun sequence genomic window:
- the Il6 gene encoding interleukin-6, whose product MKFLSARDLHPLAFLGLLLAMATALPTSQVRRGDFTEDTTPNRPVYTTSQQVGGLITYILREIFEMRQELCNSDPDCMANDDALSENHLELPEIQTNDGCYQTGYNREICLLKITSGLLDYQIYLEFVKNNVQDNKKDKARALQSTTRTLNQIFKQEVKDSGKIVTPSPTSKALLMEKLESQKEWSRTKTIQLILKALEQFLKVTMRSTRQN is encoded by the exons ATGAAGTTCCTCTCCGCAA GAGACCTCCATCCACTTGCCTTCTTGGGCCTGTTGCTGGCGATGGCCACTGCCCTTCCTACCTCACAAGTCCGGAGAGGAGACTTCACAGAGGACACCACTCCCAACAGACCAGTGTATACCACTTCACAACAAGTCGGAGGCCTGATCACATATATCCTCAGGGAAATCTTCGAGATGAGGCAAGAG TTGTGTAATAGCGATCCTGATTGTATGGCCAATGATGATGCCTTGTCAGAAAACCATCTGGAACTTCCGGAGATACAAACAAATGATGGATGCTACCAGACCGGATACAATCGG GAAATTTGCCTACTGAAAATCACCTCTGGTCTTCTGGACTACCAGATCTACCTGGAGTTTGTGAAGAACAATGTACAAGATAACAAGAAAGACAAAGCCAGAGCCCTTCAGAGCACTACCAGAACCCTAAATCAGATCTTCAAACAAGAG gtaAAGGACTCAGGCAAAATAGTCACCCCTAGCCCAACTTCCAAGGCCCTACTCATGgagaaactggagtcacagaaggaGTGGTCGAGAACCAAGACCATCCAGCTCATCCTGAAAGCACTTGAACAATTCCTGAAGGTCACCATGAGGTCTACTCGGCAAAACTAG